Below is a window of Pseudomonas sp. B21-040 DNA.
ATGAAGGACTGCCGCCCAAGGGACCTGATGAGCCGCTGACATATGCCGAAGCCTGTGCCGCACTGAAACTCACCGTTAATAGGGACACCGGATCGCGAGGCGTGTTCAATGCCAATCTGAAAAGCATGGAGAAGCAAAAGGCGCTCAGCCCCGCCGCCCGAACCCTATTGGCCGAGATCCGTGGCGGGTGGGATTCCAGCGCAGGAAAGCGCAAATATGTTAAAGGCAAGCATGGAGTCCGGGGTTATGAGTTTGACGACCGGAGTGTGATCACGCTGCGCAAGCTCAATGTGCTGTTGCGGGAGAAGTATCTTCCAAAGAATTTTCCATACACCACGCCGTACACGGAGGGCAAAGCTCGGGTGAAGTACCGTGATGCCTTGTTTACCGTGCGCACTGGAGCAATGGCTGAAGACTCAGGTAACACCGTTGCGACACACGGGTTTGGCGTGGAGATCGCAGCGGACCCTAACCGAATGAATGCGCAATTAGGCAGTTTGAACCACCCAAAAATGAAAAGCCTGTTCGAGCGTTGGGGCTACCCCGGTGTCAAGGTCAACACGCACGCGTTTCGGCACGAATTGAACACGGCAATGCACCAGGCCGGTCTGTCGCAGCTCCTAATTGACGCCTTCTCCGGACGCACGACGATGGGATCAGTCTACAACCATGAGACCATCGAGGATCGCACCCAAAGGGTTGCAGCTTACCACCCCAAAACGAAGCACAGCACCGCTGCTCAGCGCCTGGACAAGATCAAAACCAATCAGCCGCTGAACCTGGTTGAGGTGAGGGAACTGCGCGAGGGTGAGCAGGACCGCATTATTCATCAAACCCATCTCGGCGTTTGTGTGCACAACTTCGCGGCCGAGCCCTGCCCGAAAATGGGCGCCTGCTTGGACTGCGGGCGGCTCGGCTGCGTCAAAGGGGATGACGTGAAGCTTGGCAACCTCAAGGAAGAACGCGACGACCTTAAACGCCGCCTCGATAAAGCCCTGGATGCGCGGTCTCGGGGTGTGTTTGGGGCATCGGAGTGGGCCAAAAAACTGGGTGAGAAGCTCTTTAAGTGCGAGGAGCTCATCCAAACGCTGGAAAACCCCGGACTCGAAAAGGGTGCCATCGTGTGGAACGCCGATAACGGTTGGACGCTGACCAAGAACGCCGCCGCGATGTCGGGTCTGATCGAAGTCAAAGTCATTGAAGAACACCAGGCGCAAGAGGCGTTATCATCGTTAGATGACGTCCTGGCTTTGCTGGATGAGATTGAGGGTGACGATGGGGCATTTAACGCCAAAGGATGAGAAGCGCATCATTAAGCTGATTGAGGAATGGTCAGAGCCGAAGCTGACCTGGCCTTTGCTCGTTGAGGCCTGCAAAGAAAAACTGGGTATCAGTCGTGCTCGCCAGTCCCTGATGAATCTACCTGCCGTGGATTTAGCGATGAAGAATTGCAAAGCGGCATTGAAGGCTCAGAAGCTGAAACCGGGCTGGATTAGCGATATTCAGGCAGCCAACGAGCACATTGAGAAACTGACAGCGAACAATCAGAAGCTGTTAGCTGCTGTTCGAGATATGCATAGCCGGTTTTTGATCTGGCAAGCCAATGCCGATATGCACGGGCTAACACAATCTATGTTGGAGCGGCCGGTTTCACAGCTTCAAAAGAAGACCTGATTGCGCAATTGCACGTACTTGACCAGCCGTTAGCATTCCAGCTGACCAGGAGTTGACCACCTTCACATCTGCAGTTTGGTCAGTGACCTCGTAGTGTCGACCGGTAGTTCACGACCCGAAGCGCTCATTCGCTTATAGCAGGTAAAGCCTATACCTTTATCGAAACGCGGGAGTTCCAGTTAACGGCGTTAGCAGCTCATCTTCGTCCGTGAGATGTCTTTCGATGTCAGGTAGGATCAAAACACCTAGCGTGTAATTAAATCCACTGCCCTCGATCACAAAGGCATGCTCTTCAATTTCAAGCTCTGCTGATTCTCGCGAAAGCCAGGCGCTCGCCGGAATGATACCGGACGATCCAGTCGCTGATCGCACCGCATTGTTCAGTACTGACTGAGCAGGAGGTTCAATGGTTTCGTTCCGAGTGGCAAAGTAAGCACCAGATCGGAATGCCCGCTCGTTTGAGCAGGACCAGTCAAGGAAACCGTCTTTGGCTGATAGGACGATGACCCTACCAGGTGCTACCTCACGCCATTTCAAGGCAGCAGCGGTGACTGAAACACCGTATCGATCTGCGCAGTGACGAAGCAAGTCCATCGAGAACGGATGCCCATCTACCTGTGCCCGGAAATCGTTGAGCGGCATCAGCAAATACGATGCGAAGGTATCGGCTTCAACCTCAATATCCCGTCCATGGGGATCCCAGGAGTGCATGTCTTGATTTGAGCAATTGAAGCTAGATTGGCGTTCGCGATGTAGCATGTAGTGCCCAAACTCGTGGGCAATGGTGAAGCGAATCCGGCCTTCCGACTCAACGTCCTCGTTAACGCCAATCATCCACCCATCGCCTTTCGGACTCTTGGCTAGCATCCCCTCGAACGAAGGTAGTGGAACTGTTTTGATAGCCAGAATTGGTTGATCAGGACAGGTCCGCGACGACCACTCGAGCGCTAACGCTCTCACATCGACTGGAAAGCGCTCCACCCCCAACACCTGCTCCAAAACTCGAGATATACGAATCGCTTCGCTTTTAGGGGTAATGGACATGCTAAGTCAGCTCCACCAATCGTCGACCATTTTCCGAAGCCGCTCTTTGTCCTTATCGTCCAGATCTTGGTATTTGCGGAAGAACTCTTTGTCCGCCTCTACTGCCAAATCTGGAGAGGAAGAGCCTAGCAACGATTCTGGCGATAGACCCAACGCCATTGCAATTTTGGTCACCTTGTCTAAGGACGGATTTGGCTTGTCGCGATTCTCTAGCTCCCACAAGTAGCTTTTGCTCGACTCGGTAAGAGCCGCCAACTGCTCGAGCGACATTCCTAGATCCCGCCTCCTAGAGTTAATTTTTTCTCCAAGGGGTGATGCCACGGGTGCCTCCTTCGTAAGTGGGTCGACCACTATACCATTATAACGAACGAAATCGTACCTGTTGACAGATACGGCTTGGTGGAGCATTGTGGCTCTATCGTTCGGTCCCACCGAACAAAAAAGTACCTAGATGGAGAACAAGGCAATGACCACCAACCTTCCTCTCGCCCCATCTCACCAGTCGAACGCAGGCCGCTCCGCCGTAGTAAAGATTAATGGAGAGCTTGTCCGTGTTCACGACTGGACACCTACAGCTCGCCAGATTCTGGCTGCGGCTGACTTGCAGCCAGCTACAGAGTACGCACTTTTAAGCTGGCCTGAACACGGGCCGACCGAAGAGCTTGGTCTCGACGAAACCATCCCGTTACCTCGCAACGAACAGGTAGCGGAGTTTCTAGCGATGCAAGCAGATGGGGTTTTCTACTTCATGCTGAACGACGAACGCTTTGCCTGGGCAGGCCCGCTCAGCGCAGAGGACGTTCGTAAGGTTGGTCGTGTGCCAGTAACGATGGAATTGTGGCTGGAACGACGCGATGAGCCTGAATTGCAACTGGATAAGGGAGATGTTGTTGATCTCCTGGCTCCAGGGGTTGAGCGTATTTACACCCGCCGGCGCAAATGGAAACTGGATGTACACGGGGTAATCGTCGAGTCGTCCGAGCCGCAGATTATCGTTCGCGATGCTCTGATCTTGGCAGGGATCGATCCGGACCAAGGGTGGATCATTCGTCTGAAGGTGCGTGGTGAGCCCAAGCGCGAAGTCGGATTGACGGACAGCATTGACCTGACGAAGCCTGGCATCGAGCGCCTTCAGCTCCTCTCTGACACGATCAATAACGGCGAAGTCGCGTGTTCCATGCGGCGGAATTTTGTATTGCTGGCTAAAGACGAGACCTATCTGGATGCTCGGGGACTGGCTTGGGAAACAGTTGATGATGGCAGACGTTGGTTGCTGATCCGGGACTACCCAGTGCCGCAGGGATATCTCCAATCCAGCACCTGCCTAGCTATAGAAATTCCGCAGAACTACCCAGCCGCAGAGATCGACATGTTCTATTGCAACCCGCCGCTCACTTTGGAAAGCGGTGGCCAGATTGCGCAAACTGAACATCGCCAAGTGGTTAATGGAGATGAATTCCAACGCTGGTCTCGCCACAGAAATCCAGGGCAGTGGTCTCCCGTACGCGACTCTGTGATCTCCCACATGGGGCTGGTAGACGAGTCCATTGCCCGGGAGCTAGGGCAATGAGTGCTAACACGACGTTGATATTGACAGGCGCGCTGCATGCGCGCCTTCAACAACACCTTCTTCCACCTGACGGCCTGGAAGCATCGGCAATTTTACTCTGCAAGCGTATGCAGACAGAGAAAAGGCTGAAGTTATTGTGTAAGAAGGCAGTGCTAGTTCCTTATGGCCAGTGCACTCGAGTTCATGACCATCTTGAATGGTCTGGAAGAAGCCTGCTTGAGGCGCTCGACCTAGCGGAACCTGAAGGACTTTCACTCGTGCTAATTCATTCCCACCCTGGAGGATTCTACGATTTCTCGCTTGCGGACTCGGAATCTGATGCCTTGGTCATACCTCAAGTGTTTGCCAATCTCGAGCAAGGTGATCATTCAGATGTGGTCCATGGGAGCGCGATCATAGTGCCGGGAGGGGCCATCAAAGCCCGGACATATGACTGTAACCATCAGATGGAACCGATCAATTTGGTAGCGGTGTATGGGGACGATATCCATCTCTTCTGGAGTGATGACGACCAGCCATTGCAGCGCCCAATGGCTTTTTCAGAACAAATGCGATCAGAGTTGGGCAGGCTTACTGCAGCGGTAATTGGCTACTCAGGCACTGGCAGCATTGCTGCAGAGCAGCTCGCGCGTATTGGCTTCGGTGGAATGGTGGTCGTTGATTTCGACCAGGTCGAAGATCGGAATCTCAATCGGATCATCAACTCTACCCTCACTGATGCTCTTACTAGTCAGTTGAAAGTTAACGTGCTCCGTAGGGCCGTGGATGGCTTTCGACCCGACATGCGTTTGCACTGCGTACCGACTTCAGTCGCTACAAGGCAGGCTGTTCTTGCTGTGGCCGAGGCCGATATTCTGTTCTGTTGCGTAGACAGTGAAGAGGGGCGCTTTATCTGCGATGCAATTGGCGCCGCGTTCATGATGCCGCTCTTGGATGTTGGAGTAGTTATTCCGGTGCGCCGAGACAAAAATGGCAAGCTCGCAATTCTTGATGTCCATGGTCGGGTCGACTACGTGCAACCTGGTGGGTCGACCTTGCTCGACCGCAAGGTCTATACACCTGCGTCCCTGAGAGCGGAAGAGTTATCTCGACGGGATCCTGCGGCCCATGCAGAACAGGTGAAGGCGGGCTATATGCCAGGCAGTCTAGAGCAAGCCCCGTCAGTGATCACCGTTAACATGCAGGCCGCAAGCATGGTTGTTCAGGAGCTGATAGCTAGGCTTTACCCATATCGCCTAGATGGAAATAGTCACTGTGCACGAACCATGTTCAGTCTGGCTGAGAAGGAGTTCGAGTACTTTTCAGAAGCTGACTTTGCCGCCGAAGAATCGCTAACACTGGGTTCTGGCCTAAGCGAACCTCTACTGGGTCTACCCTCTCTGAGAGTCGAAAAATGACCTGGCTGTCTCGAGTTTGGGCTGCAGTTCGGAAGGTTATCTCCAGATGGTTTGAAACGGAGCTCCGGACTTATCGAATCGAAGGCGACACTCTGCCGAAATACATCCGCTCGAATCAGTTGATACATCTGATTGATGATGGAGAAAGCTGGTCAGCTGGATTCATGTGCCCGTGTGGCTGTGGGGATGTTCTTGAGGTAGCTCTGATTAAGTCGGCAAGGCAGAGTTGGACTCTATCTGTGGATTCTGAAAATAGACCTACCCTACATCCGTCCATCTGGAGAACTACAGGGTGTCGCTCTCATTTCTGGATCAGGAAGGGACACATTCATTGGTGCAGTAAAACAGCCTAAGAGGAGAGGTACTGCAATGGACAGCCAAAATTTCGAGAAATTAAAAGCTCACATCTTTGTCAACACCGGTTGAAAACTGACCCGGTTGCCGAGATATCATTGACCCGTTCAGACTCCTCGCGAACCACTACCTTTACTGGAATTGTGCCGATTTAAAGGTGCGGTAGTCTTGGGTCAGCACGTGGGTCAATTCGGCGTTGGCGCCAACAGGCAGCTTTCTAATATGGCTCTCGATTGGTGAATTGACGGCGCTTAATGTGCTGTCGATGATTCGATCTCAGCGAAGTTTTCGGCAGTAGCAGTACACAAATTTCTGGACGGTTCCGACCGGGGTGTGATGTTCTTCCTTTTCATGCCCGAGCAATTCGAAAGGTGCTCCAAACTCTGAGTGCAATTCGTGCGCGCTATAACGCCTCACAGGTAAACCGCTGCACTGGGTAGGCCCATCTTCTGCAAAAGTTGCAACAATTACGTATCCACCGGGCTTTACAGATGTCAGTACTTTTTCGAGATACGCCTGTCGCTCATCCGCACCGGTGAGAAAGTGGAACACGGCCCGGTCGTGCCAGACATCATAAGTCTGAGGTGCAAGCGATACTCGAGTGACATCCCCTTCAATCCAAATGACTTTTTCTGCCTTACCGCCCAAGCGGTGTTTTGCTGTGGCAAGCGCCGAAGCAGAGAGGTCAAGAACAGCCAGCTGGGTAAAGCCGTTTTCTATCAGGTCATCAACCAGTGTCGACGCCCCGCCACCAACGTCAATGATCGATGCCGAAAAGGAGGCGCCCGTTTTTTGAATTAGTCGCAACGAGTTGGTGGCGTGCTGCTGGAACCAGCTGACAGCATCCGCAGGCTTACTCGAATATACCTGCTCCCAATGCGCTTTCGATTGCATAGCAAGTTGTCCTCATTGACGATTTAGGAAATTGTAGGACTGTTTCATCACTTGGTTTTGACGCAGGCCATCCGGCCCTTAAAGGCCCAACTCTAAGGCCAGCAAGTCCGATAATGGCTGTGGTCGTCTAATCAATCTGGCTTGTCCTTGCTCGATCAATACTTCCGGCAACAGGGGGCGGCTGTTGTAATTGGATGACATGGAGGCGCCGTACGCACCTGTGTCATGCATGATCAGCAAGTCGCCAACCTGCGCCTCGGGTAGCAGGCGAGGTGTCACACCGTGTTCATCCTGCGTAAAGATATCGC
It encodes the following:
- a CDS encoding ImmA/IrrE family metallo-endopeptidase; the encoded protein is MSITPKSEAIRISRVLEQVLGVERFPVDVRALALEWSSRTCPDQPILAIKTVPLPSFEGMLAKSPKGDGWMIGVNEDVESEGRIRFTIAHEFGHYMLHRERQSSFNCSNQDMHSWDPHGRDIEVEADTFASYLLMPLNDFRAQVDGHPFSMDLLRHCADRYGVSVTAAALKWREVAPGRVIVLSAKDGFLDWSCSNERAFRSGAYFATRNETIEPPAQSVLNNAVRSATGSSGIIPASAWLSRESAELEIEEHAFVIEGSGFNYTLGVLILPDIERHLTDEDELLTPLTGTPAFR
- a CDS encoding helix-turn-helix domain-containing protein, which translates into the protein MASPLGEKINSRRRDLGMSLEQLAALTESSKSYLWELENRDKPNPSLDKVTKIAMALGLSPESLLGSSSPDLAVEADKEFFRKYQDLDDKDKERLRKMVDDWWS
- a CDS encoding multiubiquitin domain-containing protein, with product MTTNLPLAPSHQSNAGRSAVVKINGELVRVHDWTPTARQILAAADLQPATEYALLSWPEHGPTEELGLDETIPLPRNEQVAEFLAMQADGVFYFMLNDERFAWAGPLSAEDVRKVGRVPVTMELWLERRDEPELQLDKGDVVDLLAPGVERIYTRRRKWKLDVHGVIVESSEPQIIVRDALILAGIDPDQGWIIRLKVRGEPKREVGLTDSIDLTKPGIERLQLLSDTINNGEVACSMRRNFVLLAKDETYLDARGLAWETVDDGRRWLLIRDYPVPQGYLQSSTCLAIEIPQNYPAAEIDMFYCNPPLTLESGGQIAQTEHRQVVNGDEFQRWSRHRNPGQWSPVRDSVISHMGLVDESIARELGQ
- a CDS encoding ThiF family adenylyltransferase — its product is MSANTTLILTGALHARLQQHLLPPDGLEASAILLCKRMQTEKRLKLLCKKAVLVPYGQCTRVHDHLEWSGRSLLEALDLAEPEGLSLVLIHSHPGGFYDFSLADSESDALVIPQVFANLEQGDHSDVVHGSAIIVPGGAIKARTYDCNHQMEPINLVAVYGDDIHLFWSDDDQPLQRPMAFSEQMRSELGRLTAAVIGYSGTGSIAAEQLARIGFGGMVVVDFDQVEDRNLNRIINSTLTDALTSQLKVNVLRRAVDGFRPDMRLHCVPTSVATRQAVLAVAEADILFCCVDSEEGRFICDAIGAAFMMPLLDVGVVIPVRRDKNGKLAILDVHGRVDYVQPGGSTLLDRKVYTPASLRAEELSRRDPAAHAEQVKAGYMPGSLEQAPSVITVNMQAASMVVQELIARLYPYRLDGNSHCARTMFSLAEKEFEYFSEADFAAEESLTLGSGLSEPLLGLPSLRVEK
- a CDS encoding DUF6527 family protein, which codes for MTWLSRVWAAVRKVISRWFETELRTYRIEGDTLPKYIRSNQLIHLIDDGESWSAGFMCPCGCGDVLEVALIKSARQSWTLSVDSENRPTLHPSIWRTTGCRSHFWIRKGHIHWCSKTA
- a CDS encoding class I SAM-dependent methyltransferase, which encodes MQSKAHWEQVYSSKPADAVSWFQQHATNSLRLIQKTGASFSASIIDVGGGASTLVDDLIENGFTQLAVLDLSASALATAKHRLGGKAEKVIWIEGDVTRVSLAPQTYDVWHDRAVFHFLTGADERQAYLEKVLTSVKPGGYVIVATFAEDGPTQCSGLPVRRYSAHELHSEFGAPFELLGHEKEEHHTPVGTVQKFVYCYCRKLR